acctcaactggaaagaaatcagccccACTACAGCAGGGGGTGCAGCACACttgatttccaagctctgtcatTGCCCCTACTTGGACTCTTCCATCTGGGCTGGACCAGGAGTGCCTCTGCATGGAGCCAGCACTTGCACTTGCTTCCCTGGCCTTCATGGTCTGGGTGGTATTTTTTGACAGGCACAGTCCACATGGACTCACGAGCCACCTGGGCCCTGCATGGCCAATGCCTCttgctcagacagcaagcaggCCCTGTGGTGTCCTAGTGGGATGCAAGTACGGAGTTGAACTCTCTAGACTTGTGCACCCCCGAgctaaagagaaacctgaaacgaGAGCTCAAGGCCCCTGTGACCTTCTGCCCAAACAAGAGCCggcacagagcctggcttggGTCAGAGTGGTTTGTGTGGGCCCTGTGGGACTCCTGCCACGTGCTAGCCCTGGCTCCCGTTCCCTGATTCAGcgctggaaagcactgaaacacagatatGGTTCACCTGAGCAGACACTGAGACAGGACAACCAAAGTCTCCCCCTGTCACCTGCACTGCCCTGGGTGCACCATGGCTGCTTGGAGGCCAGTGTGGCAAACCCCGTGAGCTGTGAGGCTTTGGataccttctgcctcttttccccagaagcaccagggcagtgaaagccatgggcagggagtgggcatggCAGCAAGGCTGTGGCCGTGCAGGCCCCCTGAGGTCAGATGCTGTGGGGCCTGGGTCAGTGTGTCACCATCGAGGTGGACCATGCCGTGTGGTCTCAGGCGGCAGTGAATACCTAGGGTCATTTTAGcagttcctctccttttccagcttgatTGAAAGATTGAACACATTGGGATTAAAGGAAGAAACGCAGCAGCAGTTGGCTGCActcaagggaagaagggaattttgctgctgtcataccGGTGGGGGAGGACGGTGTCGTTATGGATGGGGGTGCTTTGAATCTCCATGCTCAGGCACACTAGATgcctgttgtgctgcagctgggaaaaatgtccccacgtggcagcggggctgtctgggcagggaaggattcccaccagctgtgaagtgacagtgagcaggtgctggccaccttCGTTCCTGCCCTGGCAGAGGGCTCCCGGATGTCGGATGGAGGGTGCATTCCGAGGTggagcgaggtgctgggaactgccctgcccttggGTGAGGGCTGCTGCCACAACTTAGAGGAGGCCCAAGAGACCTGCAAGGCattgctgggctgaactgctttgctggtacagccagccacgagcacagGTCCCCTTGACCCCCCAATCCACAtagctacctactgcagatgctgaagcagccacccttccaggcgttgtgtgggagggaaacaagggggcagggctggggccatgCCTGATTCACTGGACCTGAAAAGGACAGAGACCAGAAGTGcatcctcctatgtccccactGACTGCAGGGGGAGAAACAAGTCATACGGGGCGGGGaacgcaggtgcaggctggactgaaccatcccaggcactgtctccctctgccctcccagttctgcaccagcacctgcactagcGGGGAGTAGGGCCTGGCAGCTTGGCAGTGGCAGTGCCACCTCAGGCCAATGCCGCACAGGGTAAAGAAGctctttgtgtcaggaaggccttgaagtggccagagctttccagatccttttgccttgggCTGAGGATTAAATGCATCTGCACAGGGCCGACAGCGTGGCATGACTGACTCTGCTCTCCACTCTGCCTTGTGTTCACggaagcacagaagcacacaacggcagaggttggaagggacctctggagatcatcgagGCCAATGCCCCTGTCCATGAGGGTCATCTAAAGCCCatcgcccaggaccctatccagacgcctctgcaatgcctccaaagatggagactccacaacctccccgggcaacctgttcccgggctccgtcaccctcacaggaaagaagtttttcctgctgggcagacggaacttcctgggtttcaggttgtgcccgttgcctctcatcctgtcactgggcaccactgaaaagctcttgacaccctcccttcagatatttatgcccactgataaagatctccccacaggcttcccttctccaccatgaacaggcccagttctctcagcctttccgcgtgTGACGTGCTTCCATCCCTTAAGCATCGTAggagccaaatgggccttgacattccgagccccatccttgcctgcttggacaacatccctccattcctcccacatttcctgaggctggctccacaccagcccttcctcagcttttggcagttctccttaaccatggtgtcaaacagGTGTCACACAGCATTGGAGTGCTGTTAGAGTAGTCCTATTGATGAGGAGCTCCTAAGAAATCGAGCTCCAtttcaagctgactgtgcttcctcttgcttcagagtacaaacagaaatacagagcacACATGATAAGAGAGTTCTTGCAGGCAGTCTTGATTCTCATGCActgctggaccctcctctcctgcctgagccctttccctaagcacagcaACCAGGGAGACCTcattggcaaagctcctcctcccttcctccttctctatgtgccctttttcactggagttcgggtcagcttatccaggccaccctcctaagacatcagctcatctcctgagcctcacGACAGACCACCCTTGTGCTCGCTGTaggctctccttcattccctgcttgctgctctgccctcGGGCAGATGCTGGGGAGGTTAAATGTGATGACCACAAAGGCAAAGCCCTGCCAGGGACACCACCCATGCAGAGCAATGTTAACCTGAGGGAAGTCTCCACTCCTACCCAGAACGTCTCCTTGACCAGCAGGCTCAAGGGAACCAACACCGGTCTCCCATATCCCTCAGATTTGTCCCCAGAGCACCTCGGAtgctctggatttgctccaggtctctgtggcactggcactgcaaagaaatactgatacacagaagcctagcgttatcatactctgaaatgcagctggctgagcagaaacagaagcaggtggtgagatgctggctgttcagcaggcccagcagatgcgtgtgctctgacacagagcagcactcaggctgctgctgctgcttccccttgggggctggtgtgcagtgggggaatCACCTCCTTCCTACCTCAGCGCTGTATGGGGCGAGCGTGGCTGTGTGGGGGCTCACAGGCTGAAGGGCACACACCTGCAGGCAACTGGGCAGCGCCTCCATCTGCCCACAGGCCACTgtgaggggcccaggccctcctgccaatgtgccatggagcctggggctgggcttgacttggtgccacgctggagctttctagcccagagccagccccagtgcctgccccatgtggagggctgcagtgcggagggacctggtgccagaggtcagccccacagcagcaaggagcctgcagcagatgctgccccctGCACAGGACAGTCCCTGTCAAGGAAGGGCTCTTGTCACgctccctggcacagtgtgacacacccagacccatgcgggatcaggcataggaagggcccgcacaccctgcacccactgcagcacccaggcagggagtcctgctcagatcatcatcaggctccccacggggacagccaggcaggcacccacccactggtgGGGAGCGCATGATGCCAGAAGTGGAGCCGAGACGCATATATGGGCAtgcacggggatggagaaggttattggaggctggggctccgtcagatgggagataaccctcctgataacgtctcaaaaggtgcctaatgccgttgattggctcccctggcagcggggcctgcgcttctgcctatatattgccccccccaccacagcagcctctggtggcccaggaggagagcgggtgctgggggctgcactgtggggcaggaggtgtttgggatggccaccaccagccagctccttgccagcgcactgggactgctgctgtgctctgcaggggtgagtgcctgtgggctccccggggctggagctgcctgcccttatgccgagagtgggaggcagccctggggttggggaggccaccgtggggctggggtggccaccATGGGTCTGTGCGTGACCTGCTGGGAGGGCTTCCTAGGGACACCAGTGGAGACACTCCACCCAGGCAGCCCTCGGGGACTCGCAGTGCCTGCGCTGCGCTGGGGACAGGGCTTATGCCAGTGGGGCcaaacactgagcacatgtggcagGACATGTCCTCTGCTGTGTTCACCTTGCATCGGGTGCCGGACATTCAGGAGAATGTCCTGCAGTGCGCCGAGGCTTTCCCCCCCAACAGCCATACATCGGGACCCAAAAGCCAGGCCCGcagtggggagtggaggccatcagggcagggaacagctgtgggacagagtCCCCCAGCCAGCCTGGTAGGGCAGGCTGTGCCAGGTGCCCGTGGCACCATGCTGGGACTCCATGtcctcctttgtggtcccacatgggcacccacaggcaccggggagctgcgactggttaacggaggcagccgctgcgccggTCGGGTGGAGATGAAGCACGAGGGccagtggggcaccgtgtgcagctATGACTTTGACTGGGATGTCCGTGGGGCctccgtggtctgcaggcagctgggatgcgGCACCGTGGCCAGGGCCTCCCCGTACACCCCATTTGGGGCTGGGACTGGCCGGATTTGGCTGCAGCCCTTCTTATGCCGTGGCACTGAGACAGCGCTCCACAACTGCCCCCACTTcggctggggccagcactactgTGGCCATGACACAGATGTTGGGGTGACGTGCTCAGGTGAGGGTTTGGGTGACCATACTGTGGTGCAGCCCCTTGGCTGCTCACGGTTGGGAGCTGGCATGGCCATTACCAGGGACTTCCCAATGGGGACTCCCTGGGCACAGATGGGGTGCAGGAGTGGGCTGCAGTGCACCACACTCATGCCCTGAGGGCACCTCTAATGCAGATGCCgtggagctgaggctggtgaatggaggtggtccctgtgcaggcagagtggaggtgaagctgcgggGCCAGTGGGGAACGGTGGCAGATGATGGATGGGACATGGAagatgccgaggtggtgtgtcagcagctgggctgtggctcggccaAAAGCACACATGGCTGGACCTACTTTGGGAAAGCATCTGGACCAATTCATCTGGTTCGAGTTGACTGTCACGGGGATGAATCTGCCCTCTGGGAATGCACTGTCCAGGGGTGGGGGCCATACACTGGCCCCCATGACTGGGATGTTGGCGTGGTCTGCCAAGGTAAGAGCTGTGGTGGTCACGGCCCAGGCTTTCTCACAATTGGGGCCGTCTGTGCCAGCACCATGGCTCTGGTGGCAGCCCCTCCACAACCCCCCAGCGtgtcccagggacccccaagagATCCCAGACTCTCTCCTCCGGCAGGGTTTGTGCGGCTGGTTGGCGGAGACAGTGCCTGCTTGGGCCGTgtggaggtcaggcagggccgAGCCTGGGCCACCCTCTGTGAAGCCCACGTGGACCTCAACACCGCCCAtgtcatctgcaaggagctgggctgtggagcagctctggccatcactggggcggcacgctttggggcaggagctgggcccatctgggacgggggctttgagtgtgcaggcaacgaatccctcctgtctgcttgcacccgcaggctgccccatggccagggctgcaccCACACCAGTGACGCTGCCATCATCTGCTCCCGTAAGAGAGCAAGGCATGGGACAGAGGCTGCAGCGGGAGGCGGGGGAGACAGACAGCAGGGACaggggtgccctgggcagggacggggcagggaggctgcgggctGGCTTGTGGCAGTCCCTAGGGGCACGAAAAGGCAGCGGGgtgtgggaggcagagggctgccatgcctgcatgcccccaccattgcagagcaggggacatGAGCCTTCATCTCCAGcgtcttttctccctcccagcctacacaggcttcaggctggtgaacggcagcacagagtgcacagggcgggtggagctggaggcgcacggcacctggggctccctctgcgacgccggctgggacatgcccgacgcccaggtgctctgccaccacctcggctgcggctttgcagcctctgtgcctcgcaGAGGGTATTTTGGGACAGGGAGCGGCCCACTGTGGCAGGACACATTTCACTGCAGCGGGACcgagtcccacctgggagagtgccctgccacgGCGCTGGGGACCCCCGCCTGCTCGCTGGGCCACGCTGccgcagtcaattgctcaggtgcgtgtggggcaggtggcgtcagacaggagggcctgctgtggggaggggacccagcaccccaaatggaggggtgcccctccttctcactgccagcaggagctgtggggcacagggcccatctggggaagcagggccatgtcagggcaggaggagggctgagcccaggcacagggtagcaggcacatgggcaggaggagggcagtggggctgtgctgtcccccggcaagcCGTGGGGCTCCTTGGCACCCCACGGTCCCCACAGGACATCTCCCCTCTGTGTGGGGCCAGGTGGCACTgaacccctgcggctggtggacgGGGAGAGCCGCTGTGACGGGcgcctggaggtggccctgggtggggcctggggccgagTCCTGCCACAGCAGTGGGACGACAGCGGTGCcagcgtggtgtgccggcagctccggtgcggcacggtgcagaaggcctacaccgccccagtgctgcagccaggctcgaGTCCCCTGGGGCTGAGCGGGCTCTGGTGTGCAGGCACGGAGACCCACCTGGCCCAGTGCAATGCCACGCTGCCCAGCGCCGTGCCATCGGGCCACACCGAGGAGGCGGTGGTTGTGTGCTCAGGTGAGTGTGCCAGGAAGGGCCCCAGGGTGCCGCAGGGGCCTGAGTGGCTGCCCCATCCcgggctgtctctggctgcagggagccggcgggtgcggctggcgagcggccctgggcgctgtgctgggagagtggaggtctACGTGCAGGGGGCCTGGATCCATGTCTGTGAGGATGCCTGGGACCTCTGGGATGCCACCGTCGTCTGccgccagctgggctgcggcaaggccctggcagtgcccggctCAGCCCGCtacggccggggctcggggccagtGTGGCTGGGCGCTGGCGGGTGCTCCGGGACCGAGGCGACACTCTGGgactgcccggccccggccccggctccaggGCAGCGTGGTTGCAAGCAGGGTGCTGGCGCAGCAGCCGTTTGCTCAGGTCAGTGGCATCCTCCACCGGGGCCAGAGGTAGCAGGGCTGTGGGACTGGCCGTGGTGCCAGCCCTCCCCACCGGCCTCCCTGACCAGctccccacaccctgggcagTCCCGGGGAGCGAGATGGCGCCTTTGCCCCACTGCCCCAGCGTGTCCGCTGCTTGGGGTCCTTCTCTTAGTGCCTCGGGGAGGTGGGCGGCGTGGTCGTAAGAGTGGGGGTGTCTGCCCAGccctggctcagctgtgccccgcCCTGCTCATGCTAtccccttgcagagctcacagtccTGCGGCTGGCGggtggcagcagctgcaccgggcgcctggaggtcttctacaatgggacgtggggcagcgtgtgcgccaatggcaccagccccgccacagccgccgtggtgtgccagcagctgggctgcggggccaCGGGCCGACTGGCATCTGCCCCAgcaaccacacagggctcaggccccgcgtggctggcctgggtgcagtgcgAGCTGGGGaccgactccctctggcactgcccctcggcACCCTGGCACCTGCAGCCCTGTGACTTCCCTGGGGACACCCACATCACATGTGACAGGGACCCTGGCGGCACCAGAGTGACTCCCACGCCAGCCAGGGCAACTGGATGCCCAGacggcacagcttgcacaggtagCTTTGCCAGCGCAgtggccccagggaccctccagctcgggctggcgcagcccagtggagggggagcagctctgtcAAGGAGATCCCAGCTGCCCGGGCACTGTCACCCCTTGGCTTCATGCAGGGGTTGGCCCTTTGGCCCAGGGGtgccctccttggcctccctgtCCTGCCAGCCACTCCCCTGCATCCTCCCATGCATCCACAGTGATGCAGGATGGGAcagggtccccagcctccctccagctctgccgtGTTTTGGTGTCCTCACAGGTGCCcacaggagccccgcggggggtgctggggccatgccagtgcccaccatcctctgcatcatcctggggaccctgctctgcctggccctgggggctctcgCCATGCAGGCATGGCGCAccatggctcagcacagaggtgggTCATGCCGGGGTTCTCCGGGGCTGAATCTACCAGGACgaggcaccagggcagagccagtcagggctgggggccactgatggctcccgggactgcctggccatggggcggcccggctgcacaggctggggacaggcATGGCGGTGgaggccaggaggccagtgcTGAAAGAGGG
This window of the Dromaius novaehollandiae isolate bDroNov1 chromosome 5, bDroNov1.hap1, whole genome shotgun sequence genome carries:
- the LOC135328608 gene encoding scavenger receptor cysteine-rich domain-containing protein SCART1-like; this encodes MSSAVFTLHRVPDIQENVLQCAEAFPPNSHTSGPKSQARSGEWRPSGQGTAVGQSPPASLVGQAVPGARGTMLGLHVLLCGPTWAPTGTGELRLVNGGSRCAGRVEMKHEGQWGTVCSYDFDWDVRGASVVCRQLGCGTVARASPYTPFGAGTGRIWLQPFLCRGTETALHNCPHFGWGQHYCGHDTDVGVTCSDAVELRLVNGGGPCAGRVEVKLRGQWGTVADDGWDMEDAEVVCQQLGCGSAKSTHGWTYFGKASGPIHLVRVDCHGDESALWECTVQGWGPYTGPHDWDVGVVCQGFVRLVGGDSACLGRVEVRQGRAWATLCEAHVDLNTAHVICKELGCGAALAITGAARFGAGAGPIWDGGFECAGNESLLSACTRRLPHGQGCTHTSDAAIICSPYTGFRLVNGSTECTGRVELEAHGTWGSLCDAGWDMPDAQVLCHHLGCGFAASVPRRGYFGTGSGPLWQDTFHCSGTESHLGECPATALGTPACSLGHAAAVNCSGGTEPLRLVDGESRCDGRLEVALGGAWGRVLPQQWDDSGASVVCRQLRCGTVQKAYTAPVLQPGSSPLGLSGLWCAGTETHLAQCNATLPSAVPSGHTEEAVVVCSGSRRVRLASGPGRCAGRVEVYVQGAWIHVCEDAWDLWDATVVCRQLGCGKALAVPGSARYGRGSGPVWLGAGGCSGTEATLWDCPAPAPAPGQRGCKQGAGAAAVCSELTVLRLAGGSSCTGRLEVFYNGTWGSVCANGTSPATAAVVCQQLGCGATGRLASAPATTQGSGPAWLAWVQCELGTDSLWHCPSAPWHLQPCDFPGDTHITCDRDPGGTRVTPTPARATGCPDGTACTGSFAMPTILCIILGTLLCLALGALAMQAWRTMAQHRGPGRAGDTISEAVYEELDYTLTPEYQEVPSGSGSPSEGSAAKLPYYTSDSVEVSSPATAADTPALPRHGPPDGYDDAAAVLHPGEAASPGSSDGDVSEVTVLEAGSRPSLSHPELPGATTDAPASAPRDMGYDDVGVSGPRTSLSFARTVLHWDVTMHGTLTIVALTRPRAALHQVDICHRWWCTLPMAGTAVEQALLYRKSQAWAAPPDAAVVEQLAGFLSSLEVSLATVKLPRKGSTALWGICHSSQDHPWIISTLAAGALCPLIHVTEEEDEQSTRAVKAMGREWAWQQGCGRAGPLRSDAVGPGQCIAIEVDHAVWSQAAVLLFFLFD